One part of the Chryseobacterium sp. 7 genome encodes these proteins:
- a CDS encoding lectin-like domain-containing protein — MIKSTSIVQYKRLLLAFPLFMLSQNMKAQNEQGTGYPYFVNFTQGLQPQEAYKVATSGVQNDATFTTDGLRLTRSVNNISGGVILADKIFKSDQGIKFEFEFAIYGGNTNGGDGISIFLVDGSIPKDQLNLGYFGGGLGYSFVRGGESTEGLRGAYLGIGLDEFGNFKTSFNQGERVRNGIFGVSLADGRSNITLRGKRGNQYLSSAEPAGYNGYPMLYSTATNASPSSNNRSAYLDTATGKYIGIKNTTLQQFSIESGGTTIPATESDARFRKAYVTLTPNPAGGYNITLEIQHGTVKEKVIDNYYYPTSVKYTETTISNSTVRTLDTSAPATFRIGFAASTGAAKNIHLLKNLGVTRPYAAEVTDDLFAGCPGIKSTYYPLLNDAAYSSASGQNPPTLSYNNLDFNSFRFLDNNGAVIPNITGGIYTNSQGTWTYFPTTGALSFRPAAGFTGVAQIQYDIKGGGSNGTEAPYNKEEYRSLPALVQVNVSSTNNCSKACVISNKNVTQYIKR; from the coding sequence ATGATAAAAAGTACCTCAATTGTACAATACAAAAGACTTTTGCTCGCATTTCCGCTGTTTATGCTGTCTCAAAATATGAAGGCACAGAATGAACAGGGAACAGGATATCCGTATTTTGTGAACTTTACCCAGGGGTTACAGCCTCAGGAAGCCTATAAAGTAGCTACAAGCGGTGTTCAGAATGATGCTACTTTTACTACGGACGGACTACGACTGACGCGAAGCGTGAATAATATTTCAGGAGGGGTAATCCTTGCTGATAAAATATTCAAAAGTGACCAGGGAATCAAGTTTGAATTTGAATTTGCCATTTATGGAGGAAACACTAACGGAGGAGATGGTATTTCTATCTTCTTAGTAGACGGTTCCATTCCTAAAGACCAGCTTAATCTAGGATATTTTGGTGGTGGATTAGGATACAGCTTTGTACGTGGTGGCGAATCTACAGAAGGGCTTAGAGGCGCTTACCTAGGAATAGGTCTGGATGAATTCGGGAATTTTAAAACAAGCTTTAACCAAGGTGAAAGAGTAAGAAACGGAATTTTTGGAGTAAGTTTAGCCGATGGAAGAAGCAATATTACTTTAAGAGGTAAACGTGGAAACCAGTACCTTTCTTCAGCTGAACCTGCCGGATATAATGGTTATCCAATGCTTTACAGTACAGCTACTAATGCCTCTCCTTCCAGCAACAACAGATCTGCTTATCTTGATACTGCAACGGGAAAATATATTGGTATTAAAAATACAACTCTTCAGCAATTTAGTATTGAAAGTGGCGGAACAACCATTCCTGCTACCGAAAGTGATGCAAGATTCCGTAAAGCATATGTAACATTGACACCCAATCCTGCAGGAGGTTATAATATAACCCTGGAAATACAGCACGGAACGGTGAAGGAAAAAGTGATTGATAATTATTACTACCCTACCTCTGTAAAATATACTGAAACTACGATCTCCAACAGCACAGTGAGAACTTTAGATACTTCAGCGCCTGCTACTTTCAGAATTGGATTTGCTGCTTCTACAGGAGCTGCTAAAAACATCCATTTATTGAAAAACTTAGGGGTTACAAGACCTTATGCTGCCGAAGTTACAGATGATTTGTTTGCAGGCTGCCCGGGGATCAAATCAACGTATTATCCTTTGCTTAATGATGCAGCTTATTCTTCAGCAAGCGGTCAAAACCCTCCAACGCTTTCCTATAATAACCTTGATTTCAATTCATTCAGGTTTTTGGATAACAACGGAGCAGTGATTCCGAATATTACAGGCGGGATCTATACCAACAGCCAGGGAACCTGGACCTACTTCCCTACTACCGGAGCGCTTTCTTTCAGACCAGCGGCTGGATTTACAGGAGTTGCCCAGATACAGTATGACATTAAAGGTGGTGGAAGCAATGGTACTGAGGCTCCTTACAATAAGGAAGAATACAGATCATTGCCTGCACTGGTACAGGTTAATGTTTCAAGCACGAATAACTGCAGCAAGGCCTGCGTTATCTCTAACAAAAATGTAACTCAGTACATAAAAAGATAA
- a CDS encoding DUF4180 domain-containing protein, producing the protein MLIQSHEINSIKIAEIISDDIIIRSAQDGLDLMGNIYYQGFDKVILYEKNITPEFFDLKTKIAGEILQKFSNYRIGLAIVGDFSKYESKSMKDFIFESNKTKHINFVERLKNALENFSE; encoded by the coding sequence ATGCTAATCCAATCTCACGAAATCAATTCTATAAAAATTGCGGAAATTATTTCCGATGACATCATCATCCGATCTGCTCAGGACGGGCTTGATCTTATGGGAAATATTTATTATCAGGGATTTGATAAAGTTATTCTGTACGAAAAAAATATTACTCCAGAATTCTTCGATTTAAAAACAAAAATTGCGGGAGAGATTTTGCAGAAATTTTCCAACTACCGTATCGGGTTGGCCATTGTAGGGGATTTCAGTAAATATGAAAGTAAAAGTATGAAAGATTTTATTTTTGAAAGTAATAAAACAAAACACATTAATTTTGTGGAACGACTGAAAAATGCATTGGAAAATTTTTCAGAATAA
- the yaaA gene encoding peroxide stress protein YaaA has protein sequence MKIITSPAKLMNVENSTDLLKSSTPKFIEEAALIQSYLKEKSPKYLSELMEISPKLADENWERNQKWKSKPTAKESAPAMFAFAGEVYRGLDAKTLDKNAVDYLQKNYRMLSGLYGLLKPSDKVMLYRLEMGRPFQFEEYKNLYEFWREKITEQLNSEMKKGEILLHLASNEYGKVIDRKKLNHKVIDFDFYELKDGKLKTIVVYTKHARGLVVRFCAETNAKTLEDVKAFNYEGYRIDEEKSTDTKLVFTR, from the coding sequence ATGAAAATTATAACATCACCTGCCAAATTAATGAATGTAGAAAACTCAACAGATCTGTTGAAATCTTCTACCCCGAAATTCATTGAAGAAGCAGCATTGATACAATCGTATTTAAAAGAAAAATCACCAAAATATCTTTCCGAGCTGATGGAAATATCCCCTAAGCTGGCCGATGAAAACTGGGAAAGAAATCAGAAGTGGAAATCTAAACCTACGGCAAAAGAATCAGCTCCGGCCATGTTTGCATTTGCTGGAGAAGTTTACAGAGGACTGGATGCCAAGACGCTGGATAAAAACGCTGTAGATTATCTGCAGAAGAATTACAGAATGCTTTCCGGATTGTATGGTCTGCTGAAGCCTTCGGATAAAGTAATGCTTTACAGATTGGAAATGGGACGTCCTTTTCAGTTTGAAGAATACAAAAACCTATATGAATTCTGGAGAGAAAAAATCACGGAACAACTGAATTCTGAAATGAAAAAAGGAGAAATCCTGCTTCACCTTGCCAGCAACGAATATGGGAAAGTCATCGACAGAAAGAAACTTAATCACAAAGTAATTGATTTCGATTTCTACGAATTAAAAGATGGAAAACTGAAAACTATTGTAGTCTACACCAAGCATGCAAGAGGACTTGTAGTACGATTCTGTGCGGAAACCAATGCCAAAACGCTGGAAGATGTAAAGGCATTCAACTATGAAGGGTACAGAATTGATGAAGAGAAATCTACAGATACAAAACTGGTTTTTACAAGATAA
- a CDS encoding rhomboid family intramembrane serine protease: MDIVVLIIIVVTCIFSYMGFNNMVLFEKYKFNVGAIANRKEYIRLISSAFLHADFMHLFFNMLSLYFFQGVVVSFFGETGFVIIYFGSMILGNLFSLLIYKNQPWYSAIGASGAVSGIIFASIAMAPNEISVNFLPGWIFGTLYFGYSVYMMLNPKQWDNLGHAAHLGGAFFGLVYSIVMHPQLAMSNILFLGAMSLPLIYLGYEIFIKKRIG; this comes from the coding sequence ATGGATATAGTTGTTTTAATTATCATTGTAGTCACATGTATTTTCAGTTACATGGGATTCAACAATATGGTACTCTTTGAAAAATATAAATTCAATGTGGGGGCTATTGCAAATCGTAAAGAATATATAAGGCTTATCAGTTCTGCATTTTTGCATGCAGACTTTATGCACTTATTTTTTAATATGCTTTCCCTATACTTTTTCCAGGGAGTAGTGGTGAGTTTCTTTGGCGAAACGGGATTTGTCATTATTTATTTCGGATCTATGATTCTGGGGAATTTATTCAGTTTGCTGATTTATAAAAACCAACCCTGGTATTCAGCTATCGGAGCATCAGGAGCTGTTTCAGGAATTATTTTTGCTTCTATCGCTATGGCACCCAACGAGATTAGTGTGAACTTCTTACCCGGATGGATATTTGGAACATTATATTTCGGATATTCCGTTTATATGATGCTGAACCCAAAGCAATGGGATAATCTGGGACATGCGGCTCACCTTGGAGGTGCTTTTTTCGGGCTGGTTTACTCCATTGTAATGCATCCGCAGCTGGCCATGAGCAACATTCTTTTCTTAGGAGCCATGTCACTTCCGTTAATTTATTTAGGATATGAAATTTTTATAAAGAAACGAATAGGATAA
- a CDS encoding helix-turn-helix domain-containing protein, producing MNTSELNSFIVILIYGSLVLLSLLKLANPLQVNNKANFWFGIFLFLWSTFWLDEILFLITGSIIEFHSLFWVRFIQFFTPVVFYFSVLFYTNPSFTFKITAVKFLILPAAFLVCLVLIKCGYEKPFDNLSVILILIQALFYTGLSYITIRKHQRKIQQFSSNTEGINLNWLEYIILVLLMVNIIYVIYNLFYDPKSLNFFINTVFLSVIYWVGYYSLKQKEIYPLEEKQRQELISIDEDSNTEEVKRKLISDEELSKIKNSLEGIMEVRKPYLDSELNLIRLAEMLSVSTHHLSYVINTGFGKNFFQYVNEYRVDYAQKLLKEPNSKLSILGIAYESGFNSKTSFNTTFKKVTGQTPSEFKK from the coding sequence ATGAACACATCAGAGTTAAACAGTTTCATCGTGATACTTATCTATGGTTCATTGGTTTTGCTTTCTCTGCTGAAGCTGGCCAACCCTTTACAAGTAAATAACAAAGCCAATTTCTGGTTCGGGATATTTCTCTTTCTGTGGTCTACCTTTTGGCTGGATGAAATTCTGTTTCTCATTACAGGTTCCATTATCGAGTTTCATTCTCTGTTTTGGGTGAGGTTTATTCAGTTTTTTACTCCCGTTGTTTTTTATTTTAGTGTACTGTTTTATACCAATCCTTCTTTTACCTTTAAAATTACAGCGGTTAAGTTCTTAATCCTTCCGGCGGCTTTTCTGGTTTGTCTTGTATTGATCAAATGCGGATATGAAAAACCATTTGACAATCTGAGTGTCATTCTCATTCTGATTCAGGCGCTTTTCTATACCGGTCTTTCCTATATTACCATCAGAAAGCACCAGCGAAAGATTCAACAGTTTTCGTCCAATACGGAAGGAATAAATCTGAATTGGCTGGAATATATTATTCTGGTACTTCTTATGGTGAACATCATTTATGTGATCTATAACTTATTCTATGACCCGAAATCATTGAATTTCTTTATCAATACTGTCTTCTTATCCGTTATTTATTGGGTGGGGTACTATTCTTTGAAACAGAAAGAAATTTATCCTTTAGAAGAAAAGCAAAGACAGGAACTGATCTCTATTGATGAAGATTCCAATACAGAAGAAGTAAAGAGAAAACTTATTTCCGATGAAGAACTTTCAAAGATTAAAAACTCATTGGAAGGAATTATGGAAGTACGGAAACCTTATCTTGACAGCGAGCTCAATCTGATCAGGCTGGCTGAAATGCTGTCCGTTTCCACCCATCATCTTTCATATGTCATCAATACCGGTTTTGGAAAAAATTTCTTCCAGTATGTGAATGAATACAGAGTAGATTATGCCCAAAAACTTTTGAAAGAACCGAACAGTAAACTCTCTATTCTAGGAATTGCTTACGAGTCCGGATTCAATTCGAAAACTTCTTTCAATACTACCTTTAAAAAAGTGACCGGACAAACCCCTTCTGAGTTCAAAAAATAA
- a CDS encoding NAD-dependent epimerase/dehydratase family protein has protein sequence MDQTSVDDPGYKKRDRSMKKVCVTGATGLLGTNVILKLLQNGYSVIALVRKKSSWLGEENENLKLVEADLSSDISAHLIHIDCIIHIAAETRQNLISYDEYKKVNYEAVVNLFTHAELMGIKKFLFVSTANTLGFGNTAFWGTEKAPQIYPFIHSFYARSKLAAEDYLLKNRKNVEVVIVNPTFMIGAYDSKPSSGKIIFWAWKKKLVFYPKGGKNFVHAEDAAIGILNAVENGKNGEKYLLANENLSYKEFFTKVNWVTHQNPVMIAIPDMVLSFLGLIGDGLRKLSIKTDLSSSNMKALQINNYYSNQKSVEELGIQYQPIDKAIEEAVQYFIKNPVIKKPAPKSWFYQISNYLFMY, from the coding sequence ATGGATCAAACTTCCGTTGATGACCCAGGCTATAAAAAGAGAGATCGAAGCATGAAAAAAGTATGTGTAACCGGAGCAACCGGGCTTCTGGGAACTAATGTCATTCTTAAATTATTACAAAATGGTTATTCTGTTATTGCTCTGGTGCGCAAAAAAAGCAGCTGGCTGGGTGAAGAAAACGAGAATCTGAAGCTGGTGGAAGCGGATCTTTCATCCGATATCTCGGCACATCTTATTCATATAGACTGTATTATCCATATTGCGGCAGAAACACGCCAGAATCTTATCAGTTATGATGAATATAAGAAAGTAAACTATGAAGCTGTTGTGAATCTTTTTACCCATGCAGAACTGATGGGGATAAAAAAGTTTTTGTTTGTGAGTACGGCCAATACTTTAGGATTTGGAAACACAGCCTTCTGGGGAACTGAGAAAGCACCGCAGATTTATCCTTTTATCCATTCGTTCTATGCTCGAAGTAAGCTGGCGGCGGAAGATTACCTTTTAAAGAACCGTAAAAATGTAGAGGTTGTTATTGTTAATCCAACCTTTATGATTGGAGCGTACGACAGCAAACCAAGTTCAGGAAAAATCATCTTTTGGGCTTGGAAGAAGAAGCTGGTTTTCTATCCGAAAGGAGGAAAGAATTTTGTGCATGCAGAAGATGCAGCAATAGGAATATTGAACGCTGTTGAAAACGGTAAAAACGGCGAGAAATATCTTTTAGCCAATGAAAATTTAAGCTATAAAGAATTTTTTACGAAAGTAAACTGGGTTACCCATCAAAATCCAGTTATGATTGCTATTCCTGATATGGTTTTAAGCTTTCTTGGGTTGATTGGTGATGGTTTGAGGAAGTTAAGCATAAAAACAGATCTGAGTTCTTCCAATATGAAAGCACTGCAAATCAATAATTATTATTCTAATCAGAAATCAGTAGAGGAATTGGGCATTCAATATCAGCCAATTGATAAAGCCATCGAAGAAGCCGTTCAGTACTTTATTAAAAACCCTGTAATAAAAAAACCAGCTCCTAAAAGCTGGTTTTATCAAATATCAAATTATCTTTTTATGTACTGA
- the prmC gene encoding peptide chain release factor N(5)-glutamine methyltransferase — MTISAFKQYFKTELSGLYTESESAFLSSLFIHQIVGFDHFQQRRFSEQELLIDDEKKLSELISELKTGRPYQQILGETEFYGMKFFVDENVLIPRPETEELLEIAIREIQHSKFKIQSLKILDIGTGSGVIPLVLKKHFPEAKVSSIDFSEKALETAKKNADFHQLNIHFIHDDYLHFEPIESYDIIISNPPYIGIEEEIEIADSVKEFEPKMALFSPTSDALIFYRKIAEDAKKHLNKDGLLFLEINQKLGPKTLELYQYFSNAQLLKDLSENDRFIFGRK, encoded by the coding sequence ATGACAATCTCAGCATTTAAACAATATTTCAAAACAGAACTTTCCGGCCTTTATACTGAGTCGGAAAGTGCATTTTTATCGTCACTTTTCATTCATCAGATTGTAGGTTTTGATCATTTTCAGCAAAGACGGTTTTCTGAGCAGGAACTTCTGATTGATGACGAAAAAAAGCTTTCTGAGTTAATTTCTGAACTTAAAACGGGAAGACCTTATCAGCAGATTCTTGGGGAAACTGAATTTTACGGTATGAAATTCTTTGTGGATGAAAATGTACTAATTCCCCGTCCTGAAACAGAAGAATTGCTGGAAATTGCCATTCGGGAAATTCAACATTCAAAGTTTAAGATTCAAAGTTTAAAGATTTTGGATATAGGAACCGGAAGTGGTGTGATACCTTTGGTTTTAAAAAAACATTTTCCGGAAGCGAAAGTTTCGTCCATAGATTTTTCTGAAAAAGCACTGGAAACAGCTAAAAAAAATGCAGACTTCCATCAGTTGAATATACATTTCATTCATGACGATTATCTTCATTTTGAGCCGATTGAAAGCTATGATATTATTATTTCAAATCCGCCTTATATCGGAATTGAAGAAGAGATTGAAATTGCTGATTCTGTGAAGGAATTTGAACCTAAAATGGCGCTTTTCTCCCCGACTTCCGATGCGTTGATCTTTTACAGGAAAATTGCAGAAGATGCTAAAAAACATTTGAATAAAGACGGGCTTTTGTTCTTAGAAATCAACCAGAAATTGGGTCCCAAAACGCTGGAACTCTATCAATATTTTTCTAACGCCCAATTATTGAAGGATTTATCCGAAAATGACAGGTTTATTTTTGGCAGGAAATAA
- a CDS encoding CPBP family intramembrane glutamic endopeptidase encodes MGINGKYSIGILLTFVILAGAMLYAFPAVTMITGVRGITETNFLLTRCIIWGIFFIVFLYSFIIEKGSFLLKKDIRYSLLFYIKAVICLYLICSIGGALLNVIIHFLVQEKISDKLFDLTSIFKNNYFLLIFTCFTAGAVEELLMRGYVQPRIEKLYNSPTLGIIFSAVLFGILHSTYGTIGQVVIPFFIGVVFAVFYKRYSNIKILIICHFMIDFISLMAMNFMNIKHLSLL; translated from the coding sequence ATGGGGATTAATGGGAAGTATTCTATAGGAATTTTACTCACTTTTGTTATTTTGGCTGGCGCAATGCTTTATGCTTTCCCTGCTGTTACCATGATAACGGGTGTAAGAGGCATTACGGAAACTAATTTTCTCCTTACCAGATGTATAATTTGGGGGATCTTTTTCATTGTATTTCTCTACAGTTTTATCATCGAAAAAGGATCTTTTCTATTAAAAAAAGATATTAGATATTCCCTATTATTCTATATAAAGGCGGTTATCTGTCTTTATCTTATCTGTAGTATCGGCGGAGCGCTGTTGAATGTAATCATCCATTTTCTGGTTCAGGAAAAGATCAGTGACAAGCTTTTCGACCTTACTTCTATTTTTAAAAACAATTATTTTTTACTTATTTTTACATGCTTTACAGCTGGAGCAGTTGAAGAACTTCTGATGCGGGGGTATGTACAGCCCAGGATTGAAAAACTATACAATAGTCCCACTTTAGGCATAATTTTTTCTGCAGTTTTATTCGGAATTTTGCACAGTACTTACGGAACCATAGGTCAGGTTGTTATCCCTTTCTTTATTGGAGTTGTATTTGCTGTATTTTATAAACGCTATTCAAATATTAAAATCCTGATCATCTGTCATTTTATGATTGATTTTATCTCTCTGATGGCTATGAATTTTATGAATATTAAACACTTATCTTTATTGTAA
- a CDS encoding L-threonylcarbamoyladenylate synthase, producing MAKILKIYPDNPQENLVNEVIKTLNNGGLIIYPSDTIYALGCNIFDIKAMEKLAQLKKMKLEKSKFSIICNDLSHLSDFTRPIDTSVFRFLKSHLPGPFTFILEANKSLPLAYKGHKTIGIRVPDHPIPQLIVEKLGHPIASTSIKDDDEIIEYSTDPELIAEKYDHLVDIVIDSGYGDNVASTIVDLTSGEPEIIRQGKGTI from the coding sequence ATGGCAAAAATATTAAAAATTTACCCAGACAACCCACAGGAAAATCTTGTGAATGAGGTTATTAAAACCCTAAATAATGGCGGGCTGATTATCTATCCTTCGGATACGATTTATGCGTTAGGCTGCAATATTTTTGACATAAAGGCCATGGAAAAGCTGGCACAGCTCAAAAAAATGAAGCTGGAGAAGTCTAAATTCTCAATTATCTGTAATGATCTGAGCCACCTTTCTGATTTTACAAGACCTATCGACACCTCAGTTTTCAGATTTCTGAAAAGTCATCTTCCCGGACCGTTTACTTTTATTCTTGAAGCGAATAAAAGCTTACCTTTAGCCTATAAAGGTCATAAAACAATTGGTATCCGTGTTCCTGACCACCCGATTCCACAGCTTATTGTAGAAAAACTGGGACATCCTATTGCTTCCACATCCATTAAAGATGATGATGAAATCATTGAATACTCTACTGATCCTGAGTTAATTGCAGAAAAATATGATCACTTAGTAGATATTGTGATTGATTCCGGATATGGAGATAATGTGGCTTCCACTATTGTAGACCTTACTTCAGGAGAACCGGAGATTATCCGTCAGGGAAAAGGGACTATCTAG
- a CDS encoding SDR family NAD(P)-dependent oxidoreductase, whose amino-acid sequence MDTKESYAVVTGASQGLGKSFAENLAKKNINVILVSLPDQNLKEFSEDLMGLYDVKVHYYETDLSVHENVMKLTEWLNQSFDIHILINNAGLGGTKKFTEASSDYINTILQVNVAATSLITHQLLPNLLKQPKAYILNVSSMAAFSPIGFKTVYPASKSFIHSFSRGLHEELKDTSVFVSVVNPGAMKTNKDVCERIEKQGFMGKLTLLNPDKVASYCIRQLFKKDSVIMVNPISWLVMKILPIWIKLPLMTQAIKREIEA is encoded by the coding sequence ATGGATACCAAAGAATCATATGCTGTGGTTACAGGAGCAAGTCAGGGGCTCGGTAAATCATTCGCTGAAAATCTCGCAAAGAAAAATATTAATGTTATTCTTGTAAGTCTTCCAGACCAAAATCTCAAAGAATTTTCTGAAGATTTAATGGGTTTGTATGATGTAAAAGTTCACTATTACGAAACAGATCTTTCTGTTCATGAAAATGTAATGAAGCTCACAGAATGGCTTAATCAGTCTTTTGATATTCATATTCTCATCAATAATGCAGGGCTTGGCGGAACGAAGAAATTTACAGAAGCTTCTTCTGACTATATCAACACCATTTTGCAGGTGAATGTAGCAGCCACTTCACTGATTACCCACCAACTGCTTCCTAATCTTTTAAAACAGCCTAAAGCCTATATTCTGAATGTCTCAAGTATGGCAGCTTTTTCTCCCATTGGCTTTAAAACCGTGTATCCCGCTTCCAAAAGTTTTATCCATTCATTTTCAAGAGGACTTCATGAAGAGCTGAAAGATACCAGCGTCTTTGTAAGCGTTGTGAATCCCGGAGCAATGAAAACCAATAAGGATGTATGTGAAAGAATAGAAAAACAGGGTTTTATGGGTAAATTAACACTTTTAAATCCTGATAAAGTAGCATCTTACTGCATTCGCCAGTTATTTAAAAAAGATTCCGTAATTATGGTGAATCCAATCAGCTGGCTGGTAATGAAAATTTTACCCATATGGATCAAACTTCCGTTGATGACCCAGGCTATAAAAAGAGAGATCGAAGCATGA
- a CDS encoding Ada metal-binding domain-containing protein, with amino-acid sequence MIRHTQISGEDLRSKIHSKEIVFGGNKKLKIYGLLSCGSGKRMKKENRVFFMDEKEALENKFRPCGHCMREAYKKWKEEMNIYIS; translated from the coding sequence ATGATCCGGCATACTCAAATATCAGGTGAAGATCTGAGAAGTAAAATTCACAGCAAAGAAATTGTCTTTGGGGGAAATAAAAAATTAAAAATCTATGGATTATTGAGCTGTGGATCAGGTAAAAGAATGAAAAAGGAAAACAGGGTTTTCTTCATGGATGAAAAAGAAGCACTGGAAAATAAGTTCCGGCCTTGTGGACATTGCATGAGGGAAGCTTATAAAAAATGGAAGGAAGAAATGAATATTTATATTAGTTAA